Proteins encoded within one genomic window of Schaalia sp. HMT-172:
- a CDS encoding NAD(P)/FAD-dependent oxidoreductase, producing the protein MSTNAIETVDLLVVGGGKAGKSLAMERAKAGWKVAMVERRFVGGTCINVACIPTKSLVNSARRLSDARTDESFGIVGTEGARVDLSKLRAHKEGIVGAMVGAHEKMFAAPGLDFIRGEARFTGERTVTVALEKGGERTIRGERVLINLGSRPARPAIPGLWESGAWTNEEILRLEQLPSSLAIIGASYIGVEFASMMATFGVDVTLISSGDHVLPREDEDAARVVEAGLTSAGVRIVRGRAESASREGDTTTLTLSDGSTVSAEAVLVAAGRVPNTDGIGLDEAGVELTDRGFVAVDEHLRTSAQGVWAAGDCAGTPMFTHASWSDFRIIRAQLTGASLEDATTTTRGRTIPYAVFATPELARIGLSESEAREAGLDVRIAKVPTAAIPRAKTLRYAGDGFWKAVVDANTHQILGATLIGPNVSEVITAVHVAMAGGLTYEQLRFLPIAHPTMGEGLQVLFDSLG; encoded by the coding sequence ATGTCCACGAACGCAATTGAGACCGTCGACCTGCTGGTCGTTGGCGGCGGCAAGGCCGGCAAGTCCCTGGCGATGGAGCGCGCGAAGGCGGGCTGGAAGGTCGCCATGGTGGAGCGTCGCTTCGTTGGCGGCACTTGCATTAACGTGGCCTGCATTCCCACGAAGTCGCTGGTCAACTCGGCTCGCCGCCTGAGCGACGCGCGCACGGACGAGTCGTTCGGCATCGTCGGTACCGAGGGCGCGCGCGTGGATCTGTCTAAGCTCCGCGCCCACAAGGAGGGCATCGTCGGCGCCATGGTGGGCGCGCACGAGAAGATGTTCGCGGCCCCGGGCCTGGACTTCATCCGCGGCGAGGCCCGCTTCACGGGCGAGCGCACGGTGACCGTCGCTCTTGAGAAGGGCGGCGAGCGCACGATCCGCGGCGAGCGCGTCCTCATCAACCTGGGTTCGCGTCCGGCGCGTCCCGCGATTCCCGGCCTGTGGGAGTCGGGCGCGTGGACGAATGAGGAGATCCTGCGCCTGGAGCAGCTCCCCTCATCCCTGGCGATCATCGGCGCCAGCTACATCGGCGTCGAGTTCGCGTCGATGATGGCGACCTTCGGCGTGGACGTCACGCTCATCTCGTCGGGCGATCACGTGCTGCCGCGCGAGGACGAGGACGCCGCCCGCGTCGTCGAGGCTGGCCTCACGTCCGCCGGCGTGCGGATTGTGCGCGGCCGCGCCGAGTCGGCCTCGCGCGAGGGCGACACGACGACGCTGACGCTCTCCGACGGCTCGACGGTGTCCGCCGAGGCGGTCCTGGTGGCCGCGGGTCGCGTGCCCAACACGGACGGCATCGGCCTGGACGAGGCCGGGGTTGAGCTGACCGATCGCGGTTTCGTCGCGGTCGACGAGCACCTGCGCACGTCGGCGCAGGGCGTGTGGGCGGCCGGCGACTGCGCGGGCACCCCCATGTTCACGCACGCCTCCTGGTCGGACTTCCGCATTATCCGCGCCCAGCTGACGGGCGCGTCCCTGGAGGATGCGACAACCACCACGCGGGGCCGCACGATCCCCTACGCCGTGTTTGCCACCCCCGAGCTGGCGCGCATCGGCCTGTCCGAGTCCGAGGCCCGCGAGGCCGGCCTCGACGTGCGTATCGCCAAGGTCCCCACGGCCGCGATCCCGCGCGCCAAGACGCTGCGCTACGCGGGCGATGGCTTCTGGAAGGCCGTCGTGGATGCGAACACGCACCAGATTCTGGGTGCCACGCTGATCGGCCCGAACGTCTCCGAGGTCATCACGGCCGTGCACGTCGCCATGGCCGGAGGCCTGACCTACGAGCAGCTGCGCTTCCTGCCGATCGCGCACCCGACCATGGGCGAGGGCCTGCAGGTTCTCTTCGATTCGCTGGGCTGA
- a CDS encoding type II toxin-antitoxin system Phd/YefM family antitoxin, whose translation MRALEIGDFKEDVGAALARASSGEVVTLTEEGQPVAELGPVRMSTYQQLRDLGLERPAMADLDAYQMPSKNLPDGRGVVGKLQD comes from the coding sequence ATGAGGGCTCTAGAAATTGGTGATTTCAAAGAGGATGTGGGTGCCGCGCTCGCGCGGGCCTCATCCGGGGAAGTCGTCACGCTCACTGAGGAAGGCCAGCCCGTTGCCGAGCTGGGTCCCGTGCGCATGTCGACCTACCAGCAGTTGCGCGACTTGGGTCTCGAGCGCCCCGCCATGGCGGACCTCGATGCCTATCAGATGCCGTCCAAAAACCTCCCTGACGGGCGGGGCGTCGTCGGTAAACTGCAGGACTGA
- a CDS encoding type II toxin-antitoxin system Phd/YefM family antitoxin, which translates to METVGIRELRQNASQVVAKVAAGEVITITDRGRPVAQMSPLASSSIERLRERGLITPATRTYEEYRASTKPTTGPPLSPVLQQLRDEERY; encoded by the coding sequence ATGGAGACTGTTGGTATTCGCGAACTGCGTCAAAACGCTTCCCAGGTGGTCGCCAAGGTTGCCGCCGGCGAGGTCATCACCATCACCGATCGCGGCCGCCCGGTCGCGCAGATGAGCCCCCTTGCGAGCTCATCGATCGAGCGGCTCCGCGAGCGCGGGTTGATAACCCCCGCCACTCGGACCTACGAGGAGTACCGCGCGTCGACAAAGCCGACGACAGGGCCTCCACTCAGCCCGGTTCTCCAGCAACTGCGCGATGAAGAGCGCTACTAA
- a CDS encoding type II toxin-antitoxin system VapC family toxin encodes MALYFDTSALVKLIIPEEGTEALETFINRADCGLWTSELSRTELMRACVRRGADASQVRQLLWSFSTLTFDTEMFDLAGRLLPVELRSLDALHLAAALSIGRDLQAIVTYDKRMADAARKSGIPVESPC; translated from the coding sequence ATGGCGCTCTACTTCGACACGTCGGCGCTCGTCAAGCTCATCATCCCCGAGGAGGGGACAGAGGCGCTCGAGACGTTCATCAACCGCGCCGACTGCGGCTTGTGGACCAGTGAACTGTCGCGCACGGAACTGATGCGCGCGTGCGTGCGCCGGGGAGCGGATGCCTCCCAGGTGCGCCAGCTTCTGTGGAGTTTTTCCACGCTGACCTTCGACACTGAGATGTTCGACCTGGCGGGGCGGCTCCTGCCTGTGGAGCTGCGTAGCCTCGACGCGTTGCACCTGGCCGCCGCACTGTCGATTGGCCGCGATCTCCAAGCCATCGTCACCTATGACAAACGCATGGCTGACGCGGCGCGCAAGAGCGGAATCCCCGTCGAGTCGCCGTGCTGA
- the hrpB gene encoding ATP-dependent helicase HrpB encodes MPTLEELVSHPPQLPVTRALGDIAAAARPGACAVVTAPPGTGKTTLLPPTVAVALAGHEASAGRVLVTQPRRVAARAAARRIARLLGEEVGGQVGYSVRGDSRVSGRTRVEMVTPGVALRRLQRDPELPGVAGIIIDEFHERDLDTDLALAFALDARAALREDLFIALTSATLEASRTVSWLRTSTGEEPVLVDIPGDIHPLELRYAPPPRGVEAVGAIGKDRVGVRREFLARVARTVEETVAATEGSVLVFLPGVGEIEAVRRALSLPGVDVLTLHGQLSAAEQDRALTPASGRRVILSTSIAESSLTVPGVSVVVDAGLAREPRFDAGRSLSSLVTVPASLARLEQRAGRAARTGPGVAVRVMDSVDVARRPAQSAPGIATRDLTDARLQVAAWGTPVEELALLDAPPEGTWEVAGERLSSLGAIDEAGAATALGRTLAALPLDPPLGRALLAASGIIGASKAARFVALLSEDVRAPGADLGGVERRIGRGGDAGLGRAQAARITETEARLTRLASRLRDNESAGLDLPDVDAPDATRSNARRAGDSPERRPGARTREDELALTCALAYPQWIARRRPASSAYILAGGVGAELPAGSALEGQEWLAVASIDRAPASRHARILAAVPLSEEDALAAGAALLATRTDASIDKGVLRATRTRSIGAIPLSSSPARALSEEEATALVADHLAARGLGELGWGKEASSLRERMRALHEALGAPWPDVSDEALAGSAHQWLTPWGRRLASGAPLSSVSMLDALRSMLPWPQAARLDELAPEKLPIPSGGTRPIDWSGPHPVLTLRVQQAFGWTDTPRLVDGRVPLVLHLTDPAGRPAAVTSDLTSFWAGPYRDVRAQLRGRYPKHPWPEDPLHAEPTNRAKRRK; translated from the coding sequence ATGCCCACCCTCGAAGAACTCGTTTCACACCCGCCACAGCTGCCGGTGACGCGCGCGCTGGGCGATATCGCGGCGGCGGCGCGCCCGGGTGCGTGCGCCGTGGTGACCGCTCCCCCTGGCACGGGTAAGACGACGCTGCTGCCGCCCACGGTGGCGGTCGCACTGGCCGGGCACGAGGCCTCGGCCGGTCGGGTGCTGGTCACTCAGCCGCGCCGTGTGGCCGCACGGGCCGCCGCCCGCCGGATTGCTCGCCTGCTGGGCGAGGAGGTGGGGGGGCAGGTCGGTTACTCGGTGCGCGGGGATTCGCGGGTGAGTGGGCGCACGCGCGTGGAGATGGTGACGCCGGGCGTGGCGCTGCGCCGCTTACAGCGCGACCCGGAGCTGCCGGGCGTGGCGGGGATCATCATCGACGAGTTTCACGAGCGCGACCTGGACACGGACCTGGCCCTGGCCTTCGCGTTGGATGCGCGTGCGGCGCTGCGCGAGGACCTGTTCATCGCCCTGACGTCGGCGACGCTGGAGGCCTCACGCACGGTTTCCTGGCTGCGCACCTCGACGGGCGAGGAGCCCGTGCTCGTTGATATTCCGGGCGATATCCACCCTCTGGAGCTGCGTTACGCGCCCCCGCCGCGCGGCGTGGAGGCCGTGGGGGCGATCGGGAAGGATCGCGTGGGCGTGCGCCGCGAGTTCTTGGCGCGCGTGGCGCGCACGGTCGAGGAGACGGTCGCGGCCACCGAGGGTTCGGTCCTCGTGTTCTTGCCGGGCGTGGGCGAGATCGAGGCCGTGCGCCGGGCGCTGAGCCTGCCCGGCGTGGACGTGTTGACGCTGCACGGTCAGCTGAGCGCCGCCGAGCAGGACCGGGCACTGACCCCCGCGAGCGGTCGCCGCGTCATCCTGTCGACCTCGATTGCCGAGTCGTCGCTGACGGTTCCGGGCGTGTCCGTCGTGGTGGACGCGGGCCTGGCGCGCGAGCCGCGCTTCGACGCGGGGCGCTCGTTGTCTTCCCTGGTGACGGTCCCCGCTTCGCTCGCGCGCCTGGAGCAGCGCGCGGGCCGCGCCGCGCGCACCGGCCCGGGCGTCGCCGTGCGCGTCATGGATTCAGTCGACGTGGCACGCAGGCCCGCGCAGTCCGCGCCGGGCATCGCGACGCGGGACCTGACGGACGCGCGCCTACAGGTCGCCGCCTGGGGCACGCCGGTAGAGGAGCTCGCCCTGCTGGACGCTCCACCCGAGGGCACGTGGGAGGTCGCCGGGGAGCGTTTGTCCTCCCTGGGGGCCATCGACGAGGCCGGGGCCGCCACCGCGCTTGGCCGCACCCTGGCGGCGCTGCCGTTGGACCCGCCGCTGGGCAGGGCCCTCCTGGCGGCGAGCGGCATCATCGGCGCGTCGAAGGCGGCGCGCTTCGTGGCCCTCCTGTCGGAGGACGTGCGCGCGCCGGGTGCCGACCTGGGCGGCGTGGAGCGCCGGATCGGGCGCGGCGGGGACGCGGGCCTCGGCCGCGCCCAGGCGGCCCGGATCACGGAGACGGAGGCGCGCCTGACGCGTCTCGCCTCCAGGCTGAGGGACAACGAGTCGGCGGGGCTCGACCTGCCCGACGTGGACGCCCCCGACGCGACGCGCTCCAACGCGCGTCGTGCGGGCGACTCCCCGGAGAGGCGGCCGGGCGCGCGCACCCGCGAGGATGAACTGGCCCTGACCTGCGCGCTCGCCTACCCGCAGTGGATCGCGCGGCGTCGCCCGGCCTCGTCCGCGTACATTCTCGCCGGAGGCGTGGGCGCCGAACTGCCCGCCGGTTCTGCCCTGGAGGGCCAGGAGTGGCTGGCGGTCGCATCCATCGACCGCGCCCCAGCCTCGCGCCACGCGCGCATCCTCGCGGCCGTGCCACTATCCGAGGAGGACGCGCTGGCCGCCGGCGCGGCGCTGCTGGCGACCCGCACGGACGCGTCGATCGACAAGGGTGTGCTGCGCGCAACCCGCACGCGCAGCATCGGAGCGATCCCCCTGTCCTCCTCCCCCGCGCGCGCCCTGAGCGAGGAGGAAGCGACCGCGCTGGTGGCCGATCACCTGGCCGCGCGCGGGCTCGGCGAGCTCGGCTGGGGCAAGGAGGCCTCGTCCCTGCGCGAGCGCATGCGCGCGCTGCACGAGGCGCTCGGCGCACCCTGGCCGGACGTGTCCGACGAGGCCCTGGCGGGCAGCGCGCACCAGTGGCTGACCCCGTGGGGGCGGCGCCTCGCGTCAGGAGCTCCCCTCTCCTCGGTGTCGATGCTGGACGCGCTGCGCTCGATGCTGCCGTGGCCGCAGGCTGCTCGCCTGGACGAGCTGGCGCCCGAGAAGCTCCCGATTCCTTCCGGGGGTACGCGCCCCATCGACTGGAGCGGACCGCACCCGGTGCTCACCCTGCGCGTCCAGCAGGCCTTCGGGTGGACGGACACGCCCCGGCTCGTGGACGGGCGCGTTCCCCTGGTGCTGCACTTGACGGACCCGGCGGGGCGCCCCGCGGCGGTCACCTCCGACCTGACGTCGTTTTGGGCGGGCCCCTACCGGGACGTGCGCGCGCAGCTACGCGGGCGCTACCCCAAGCACCCGTGGCCCGAGGACCCGCTGCATGCCGAGCCCACGAACCGCGCCAAGCGGCGGAAGTAG
- a CDS encoding PhoH family protein, which translates to MTTENTAPTLAAATLAHTTGRVTIPADMDPITVLGIADQVLRALERGFPHVRFLVTGRDISLAGTQADIDVAAGLLEELIGMARRGTALDATAVEQAIGLLGRLTSGEAPTEEILSARGRSIRPKTPGQKAYTDAIDRATVVFGIGPAGTGKTYLAMAQAVRRLLSGEVRRIVLTRPAVEAGENLGFLPGSLTDKIDPYLRPLYDALGDMLDPEALPKLMAAGTIEVAPLAYMRGRTLNDSFIILDEAQNTTVGQMKMFLTRLGFGSKVVVTGDASQVDLPGSQTSGLAVVEHILGDIDDIEFCRLTSADVVRHELVGAIIDAYQRYDDRHAARRARTRSHNTARREYTS; encoded by the coding sequence ATGACTACGGAGAACACAGCGCCGACGCTCGCGGCGGCCACCCTCGCACACACCACGGGGCGCGTCACCATCCCCGCAGACATGGACCCGATCACGGTCCTCGGCATCGCAGACCAGGTTCTGCGCGCCCTCGAACGGGGTTTCCCGCACGTCCGCTTCCTCGTGACCGGGCGCGACATCTCCCTGGCGGGCACCCAGGCGGACATCGACGTGGCCGCCGGGCTCCTCGAAGAACTCATCGGAATGGCCAGGCGCGGCACCGCCCTGGATGCTACCGCCGTCGAACAGGCCATCGGCCTGCTCGGCCGCCTCACCTCCGGCGAGGCCCCCACGGAAGAAATCCTCTCCGCGCGCGGCCGCTCCATCCGCCCCAAGACCCCCGGGCAGAAGGCATACACGGACGCCATCGACCGCGCCACCGTCGTCTTCGGCATCGGCCCCGCGGGCACCGGCAAGACCTACCTGGCAATGGCCCAGGCCGTGCGCCGCCTCCTGTCCGGCGAGGTCCGCCGCATCGTCCTGACCCGCCCCGCCGTCGAGGCAGGGGAGAACCTCGGCTTCCTGCCCGGCTCCCTCACCGACAAGATCGACCCCTACCTGCGTCCCCTCTACGACGCCCTGGGCGACATGCTCGACCCCGAGGCCCTGCCCAAGCTCATGGCCGCCGGAACCATCGAGGTCGCGCCCCTGGCCTACATGCGCGGACGCACCCTCAACGACTCCTTCATCATCCTCGACGAGGCCCAAAACACCACGGTCGGCCAGATGAAAATGTTCCTCACCCGCCTGGGTTTCGGCTCCAAGGTCGTCGTCACCGGCGACGCCTCCCAGGTCGACCTGCCCGGCAGCCAGACCTCCGGCCTCGCCGTCGTCGAACACATCCTCGGCGACATTGACGACATCGAATTTTGTCGCCTGACCAGCGCCGACGTCGTGCGCCACGAGCTCGTGGGCGCCATCATCGACGCCTACCAGCGCTACGACGACCGTCACGCCGCGCGCCGCGCGCGCACCCGCAGCCACAACACCGCACGCAGGGAGTACACGTCATGA
- the ybeY gene encoding rRNA maturation RNase YbeY, translating into MTEVINETDYEINEAEFSALADYVLDQMHVSSDAEVTIIFIEPEPMEDLHVRWLDLPGPTDVMSFPMDELRPGTADHPTPPGTLGDICICPQVAARQAAESGHSAAEEMLLLATHGMLHLLGYDHATDPEREVMFALQRKLLLTFLATR; encoded by the coding sequence ATGACCGAGGTCATCAACGAGACCGACTACGAGATCAACGAAGCCGAGTTTTCCGCACTGGCCGACTACGTGCTCGACCAGATGCACGTCAGCTCCGACGCGGAAGTGACCATCATTTTCATCGAGCCCGAACCGATGGAAGACCTCCACGTGCGCTGGCTCGACCTGCCCGGCCCGACCGACGTCATGAGCTTCCCCATGGACGAGCTGCGCCCCGGCACCGCCGACCACCCCACGCCCCCCGGCACGCTCGGCGACATCTGCATCTGCCCGCAGGTCGCCGCCCGCCAGGCCGCCGAATCCGGCCACAGCGCCGCCGAGGAAATGCTCCTCCTGGCCACGCACGGCATGCTGCACCTGCTCGGCTACGACCACGCGACCGACCCCGAGCGCGAAGTCATGTTCGCGCTCCAGCGCAAGCTCCTGCTCACCTTCCTGGCGACCCGATGA
- a CDS encoding hemolysin family protein, with product MTLTLPLEASPASPILDVPSIALLVLALISLAFASLAQCVEQAIQRLTLAGVEDLIEEERRNARLLYGLVERRRRTLLSLRAFRTFWQVVYAVMGTIVLVATRLPWWGVALIAVSVIAALQLVFVSFLPAQWGARSPEGIALAGTRFAGRLARLSHLADPVLKRLRSSRPAPEPTEAQVRAELISDLREIVDEVGEPESFEEEDRDMVRSVLDLGHTLVREVMVPRTDMVTIDADTPAASALRLFVRSGFSRVPVVGDDVDDIRGILFFKDLVSRWEATGGQLDLRAEQMMRPAEFAVEMKPADDMLRQMQAERFHMAIVIDEYGGVAGLVTLEDILEEVVGELTDEHDRHSIEPEETEPGVWRVPSRFPISELGELLDREIEDEDVDSVGGLLAKAIGRVPLPGATGTLAGVLMTAEEARGRRRQVSTILCRLDPDSPLITDPSPADDKDN from the coding sequence ATGACCCTCACGCTTCCCCTGGAGGCGTCCCCGGCCTCGCCGATCCTGGACGTGCCCTCGATCGCCCTGCTGGTCCTAGCGCTCATCTCCCTGGCCTTCGCCTCGCTCGCCCAGTGCGTCGAACAGGCCATACAGCGCCTGACCCTGGCCGGCGTCGAAGACCTGATCGAGGAGGAACGACGCAACGCGCGCCTCCTGTACGGCCTCGTCGAACGCCGCCGCCGCACGCTCCTGTCGCTGCGCGCGTTCCGTACCTTCTGGCAGGTCGTCTACGCCGTCATGGGCACGATCGTCCTGGTCGCCACGCGCCTGCCGTGGTGGGGTGTCGCCCTCATCGCCGTCAGCGTGATCGCGGCGCTCCAGCTGGTCTTCGTCTCGTTCCTGCCCGCTCAATGGGGTGCGCGAAGCCCCGAGGGCATCGCTCTGGCGGGCACCAGATTCGCGGGCCGCCTCGCGCGCCTGAGCCACCTGGCCGACCCTGTCCTGAAGCGGCTGCGCTCCTCACGCCCCGCCCCCGAACCCACCGAGGCGCAGGTGCGCGCCGAGCTGATCTCCGACCTGCGCGAGATCGTCGACGAGGTCGGCGAACCCGAAAGCTTCGAGGAAGAGGACCGCGACATGGTCCGCTCCGTCCTCGACCTGGGGCACACCCTCGTGCGCGAGGTCATGGTGCCGCGCACCGACATGGTCACCATCGACGCGGACACCCCCGCGGCCTCCGCACTGCGCCTGTTCGTGCGCTCCGGCTTCTCGCGCGTGCCCGTCGTCGGCGACGACGTGGACGACATCCGCGGCATCCTGTTCTTCAAGGACCTCGTCTCCCGCTGGGAGGCCACCGGCGGCCAGCTGGACCTGCGCGCCGAGCAGATGATGCGCCCCGCCGAGTTCGCAGTCGAAATGAAGCCAGCGGACGACATGCTGCGCCAGATGCAGGCCGAACGCTTCCACATGGCCATCGTCATCGACGAATACGGCGGCGTCGCGGGCCTGGTCACCCTCGAGGACATCCTCGAGGAGGTCGTCGGCGAGCTCACCGACGAGCACGACCGCCACTCGATTGAGCCCGAGGAAACAGAGCCGGGCGTCTGGCGCGTCCCCTCGCGCTTCCCGATCTCCGAGCTGGGCGAGCTCCTCGACCGCGAGATCGAGGACGAGGACGTCGACTCCGTCGGCGGCCTGCTCGCCAAGGCGATTGGGCGGGTTCCCCTGCCCGGCGCGACCGGTACACTCGCCGGCGTTCTCATGACGGCGGAAGAGGCGCGCGGACGCCGCCGGCAAGTCTCCACGATCCTGTGCCGCCTAGACCCCGACTCTCCGCTCATCACCGACCCCAGCCCCGCCGACGACAAGGACAACTGA
- the era gene encoding GTPase Era, whose amino-acid sequence MRFPSDDELMAGPNALGDARIEVASDAADPEADARAQIEAGLGDGTEAEAGAQPGDGEDSEDSEADEDYDDLEGLEDEEDADLDAFEALTSLASLREDAAATIEIPDFPEDFRAGFVSIVGRPNVGKSTLTNALVGRKIAITSGRPETTRHNIRGIVHGEGYQLVLVDTPGYHRPRTLLGKRLNDMVREALSEVDVVLFCLPADQRIGPGDQFIARELRSVKRPIIAVATKCDAVPRERVMKHLLSIEKLGEWTAIVPVSSVEGKGIDHLREVLAQTVPLSPPLYPDGDVTDESRDTLIAEFIREAALEGVRDELPHSLAVQVEEIIERPRREGDDRPPMLDIHVNVYVERDSQKAIIIGRKGSRLKQIGTQSRAHIEELLGRRVYLDLHVRTAKDWQSDPKMLGRLGF is encoded by the coding sequence ATGCGATTCCCCTCCGACGACGAACTCATGGCCGGCCCCAACGCCCTCGGGGACGCGCGCATCGAGGTGGCATCCGACGCCGCCGATCCGGAAGCCGACGCTCGCGCCCAGATCGAGGCCGGCCTCGGCGACGGCACTGAGGCCGAGGCCGGGGCGCAGCCCGGCGATGGCGAGGATTCTGAGGACTCCGAGGCGGACGAGGACTACGACGACCTTGAGGGCCTGGAGGATGAGGAAGACGCCGACCTCGACGCCTTCGAGGCGCTGACCTCGCTGGCATCCCTGCGCGAGGACGCGGCCGCGACCATCGAAATCCCGGACTTCCCCGAGGACTTCCGCGCCGGCTTCGTCTCCATCGTCGGGCGCCCCAACGTCGGCAAGTCGACCCTGACGAACGCGCTGGTCGGACGCAAGATCGCGATCACGTCTGGGCGCCCCGAGACGACGCGCCACAACATCCGCGGCATCGTGCACGGCGAGGGCTACCAGCTGGTGCTCGTGGACACCCCCGGATACCACCGGCCGCGCACGCTGCTCGGTAAGCGCCTCAACGACATGGTGCGTGAGGCCCTCTCCGAGGTCGACGTCGTGCTCTTCTGCCTGCCCGCCGACCAGCGCATCGGCCCCGGCGACCAGTTCATCGCCCGCGAGCTGCGCTCCGTCAAGCGCCCGATCATCGCGGTGGCCACCAAGTGCGACGCCGTGCCGCGCGAGCGCGTCATGAAGCACCTGCTCTCCATCGAGAAGCTGGGGGAGTGGACCGCCATCGTGCCCGTCTCCTCCGTGGAGGGTAAGGGCATCGACCACCTGCGCGAAGTGCTGGCGCAGACGGTGCCGCTCTCGCCGCCGCTCTACCCCGACGGCGACGTCACCGACGAGTCGCGCGACACCCTCATCGCCGAATTCATCCGCGAGGCTGCCCTGGAGGGCGTGCGCGACGAGCTGCCGCACTCCCTGGCCGTCCAGGTCGAGGAAATCATCGAGCGCCCCCGCCGCGAGGGCGACGACCGCCCGCCCATGCTTGACATTCATGTGAACGTGTACGTCGAGCGCGACTCCCAAAAGGCCATCATTATCGGCCGCAAGGGAAGCCGCCTCAAGCAGATCGGCACCCAGTCCCGCGCCCACATCGAGGAGCTGCTGGGCCGGCGCGTCTACCTGGACCTGCACGTGCGCACCGCCAAGGACTGGCAGTCCGACCCGAAGATGCTGGGACGATTGGGGTTCTGA